Proteins from a genomic interval of Actinoalloteichus hymeniacidonis:
- a CDS encoding SAM-dependent methyltransferase: MTYAGAAAGRSRFPDRIDLDIPNVARMYDYYLGGAHNFAADRELAEKAIEVRPEVITNARATRDFLRRVVNYALTRGIRQFLDLGTGIPSRGHVHEIAHRQHPETKVSYVDHDPVAVAHAVAILRGVDNTTVTLADLRDVDDVLERATKNLDLTQPVAVLATSVLHFVLDTEAAAEAVARYSEAIAPDSLFALSHSTAIEIPDEAEAIANLYKATATPITMRSPEVLRSWLTEAHLEPILPGIVDVTRWRPDTHPLPELSSVFGGVGLRR, encoded by the coding sequence ATGACCTACGCGGGCGCCGCTGCGGGCCGGAGTCGATTCCCCGACCGGATCGACCTGGACATCCCGAATGTGGCGCGGATGTACGACTACTACCTCGGCGGCGCGCACAACTTCGCCGCCGACCGGGAATTGGCCGAGAAGGCCATCGAGGTCCGTCCCGAGGTGATCACCAATGCCAGGGCGACCAGGGATTTCCTGCGCCGGGTGGTGAACTACGCCCTCACCAGGGGGATCCGGCAGTTCCTCGATCTCGGCACCGGCATCCCCAGCCGTGGGCACGTCCACGAGATCGCGCATCGACAGCACCCGGAGACCAAGGTCTCCTACGTCGACCACGATCCGGTCGCGGTCGCCCATGCGGTCGCCATCCTGCGTGGCGTGGACAACACCACCGTCACGCTGGCCGACCTGCGCGATGTCGACGACGTACTCGAAAGAGCCACCAAGAACCTGGACCTGACCCAGCCAGTGGCCGTACTGGCGACCTCGGTACTGCACTTCGTGCTCGACACCGAGGCCGCAGCCGAGGCGGTGGCTCGATACTCCGAGGCCATCGCCCCCGACTCGCTGTTCGCACTGTCGCACTCCACGGCCATCGAGATCCCCGATGAGGCCGAGGCGATCGCGAACCTCTACAAGGCGACCGCCACGCCGATCACCATGCGCAGCCCCGAGGTGTTGCGCAGCTGGCTGACCGAAGCGCACTTGGAACCCATCCTGCCCGGCATCGTCGACGTCACCCGATGGCGACCCGACACGCACCCGCTTCCCGAGCTCAGCTCGGTCTTCGGCGGGGTCGGGCTGCGCCGCTGA
- the soxR gene encoding redox-sensitive transcriptional activator SoxR — MTMPAWNAKELTVGQLAARSGVAVSALHFYERQGLLSSRRTSGNQRRYRRDSLRRVAFIRVSQRVGIPLAAIGEALRGLPDERTPTRADWETLSTTWRTELDQRITQLVRLRDDLSDCIGCGCLSLDTCVLSNPHDRLAAEGPGARRLECDTVPADCSPDSAPLQDCVAPPAQPDGPRTHRE; from the coding sequence ATGACCATGCCCGCGTGGAACGCGAAAGAGCTCACCGTCGGTCAGCTCGCCGCTCGCAGCGGCGTGGCCGTGTCCGCCCTGCACTTCTACGAACGGCAGGGCCTGCTCTCCAGCAGACGGACGTCCGGCAACCAACGTCGATACCGCCGGGACAGCCTCCGGCGCGTCGCCTTCATCCGCGTCTCGCAGCGGGTCGGCATCCCGCTGGCCGCCATCGGGGAGGCCCTGCGCGGCCTCCCCGACGAACGGACCCCGACCAGGGCCGACTGGGAGACGCTGTCCACCACCTGGCGCACCGAGCTGGATCAGCGGATCACCCAACTCGTCCGACTTCGCGACGACCTCAGCGACTGCATCGGCTGTGGTTGCCTGTCGCTGGACACCTGTGTGCTGTCCAATCCGCACGACCGGCTGGCGGCCGAGGGGCCCGGCGCCCGCCGACTCGAATGCGACACCGTTCCGGCGGACTGTTCTCCCGACTCGGCGCCGCTGCAGGACTGTGTCGCCCCGCCCGCGCAGCCGGACGGACCGCGCACCCACCGCGAGTGA
- a CDS encoding ABC transporter permease: MTAQSTIDDTDATRSAVSGVAERGRPGIGERLTAFLDQAWRPVALLAALFLVWWAVTAAELVEPYLVPSPGDTLSAITERPEYFIDNTLVTTYETVLGFVIASIVGVLAAVVMVYSSTIEKTLYPLLLFAQVIPKIAIAPLFVVWLGFGLEPKVVVAVLMAFFPVVIAMVTGLKSIDPEMLELSATMGASPAQTFWKIRFPASLPQLFSGLKIAATMAVTGAVVGEFVGANEGLGFVILQANGNLDTPVLFAGLLVMSLLGVLLFVLVEVAEYFLLPWHASRRSTASATTF, translated from the coding sequence ATGACTGCGCAGAGCACCATCGACGATACGGACGCCACTCGGTCCGCGGTGAGCGGAGTCGCCGAACGCGGCAGGCCCGGTATCGGCGAGCGTCTGACGGCATTCCTCGATCAGGCTTGGCGACCGGTTGCGCTGTTAGCGGCGCTGTTCCTCGTCTGGTGGGCGGTCACGGCGGCCGAACTCGTGGAGCCCTATCTGGTTCCCTCCCCCGGCGACACGCTCTCGGCGATCACCGAGCGGCCCGAGTACTTCATCGACAACACTCTGGTGACCACCTACGAGACCGTGCTCGGTTTCGTGATCGCCAGCATCGTCGGCGTACTGGCCGCTGTGGTGATGGTCTACTCCAGCACGATCGAGAAGACGCTGTATCCGCTGTTGTTGTTCGCACAGGTCATCCCCAAGATCGCCATCGCGCCGCTGTTCGTGGTGTGGCTCGGCTTCGGCCTGGAGCCCAAGGTGGTCGTCGCGGTGCTGATGGCGTTCTTCCCGGTGGTGATCGCAATGGTCACCGGGTTGAAGTCCATCGATCCGGAGATGCTGGAGCTGTCGGCGACGATGGGTGCGAGCCCGGCCCAGACCTTCTGGAAGATCCGGTTCCCCGCGTCGCTGCCGCAGCTGTTCTCCGGCCTCAAGATCGCCGCGACGATGGCCGTCACCGGTGCGGTGGTCGGCGAGTTCGTCGGCGCCAACGAAGGCCTGGGCTTCGTGATCCTGCAGGCCAACGGAAACCTCGACACACCGGTGCTCTTCGCGGGTCTACTCGTGATGTCACTACTGGGCGTCCTGCTGTTCGTGCTGGTCGAGGTAGCCGAGTACTTCCTGCTCCCCTGGCACGCCAGTCGACGCTCGACGGCCTCGGCCACCACGTTCTAG
- a CDS encoding ThuA domain-containing protein, which translates to MVLATTVAVPTAGATESRFTVLVFSKWTNFYHDSIPAGIEAIEELGAANDFDVEATDDASIFNDEDLDRFDAIVFNNTNSTPESGDLLDADQRAAFQRYIQDGGGWVGLHAASASERDWDWYEGLVGAIFDQHPEIQPGRVKVLDGAHPSTSELPELWERNEEWYNWTANPTGNVHTLAQIKVRDGIEGLDEGVDHPFSWCQNYDGGRSWFTAGGHASTDFSDELFLNHLLGGIEWAAGAAPGDCSATQTGNFQQIPLVTEGLADPFELAVAPDRRVFYIERTGALKIVDQETLAVSTALDFDYTAEMTSQSDGLLGLTLDPDFAENNFLYLLYSDKDEAKLNVSRFTVEGDSVDLATEARLLEIPTFRGEGRANSHMAGSLAIHDNGDLYIATGDNTDPFASDGFSPIDEREGRRAWDAQATAGNTNDLRGKILRITPQDDGSYTIPEDNLFAEGTELTRPEIYAMGMRNPFRITVDSKTDAVLVGDYGPDARAADPNRGPEGTVEFDRITEASNRGWPYCTGANTPFNDYDFATSTAGEPFDCANLVNDSPNNTGLTELPPAAPAWVHYAYSESEEFPELGTGGGGPMGGPVYSYDPDNERITKFPEYFDGKWFTYELTRQWFKTMSIHQTSQEFTDPRFEPTNEGDLHSINGIFEDMSWIQPFEAEFGPDGSLYVIDFGEGSGTGRGGSNEGSGIYRVDYVAEGRVPTAAISAGPDSGQGPLEVSFSSEGSGAGEDESVRYEWDFDNDGTIDSTEENPTHVYTENGQYSARLTVTNTETELAGVAVTTITVGNTRPEVRIDFPHHGGMFDFGDTIPFTVEVTDAEDTEIDCSRVVVQSQLGHDDHLHPMDNVTGCQGEFITDQGDSHGPGQNLFAALSAQYQDGGGTDDVPPLVGSAHATLEPKRKEAEHFEDTGGDNDGVQAVSREGSSAGRRIAEIEHGDWVAYDPINLTEIDSVTMGVSSGGIGGTVEFRADAPDGELLGSVEVGNTGGWDSVISPTVPLTDPGGPITLYAVFTNPEWAADGPDLMSVDWLHFNGQGVTKPEISATVEPVATPNTGAAPLTVDFSAEVTAPEGREIVDYHWEFGDNQSTHDETASHEYTRSGPFTARLTVTDDAGVRTSATVDVSVD; encoded by the coding sequence ATGGTGCTCGCCACCACCGTCGCCGTCCCGACGGCCGGGGCCACCGAGTCCCGATTCACCGTACTGGTCTTCTCGAAATGGACGAACTTCTACCACGACTCCATTCCGGCCGGCATCGAGGCGATCGAGGAACTCGGCGCCGCGAATGATTTCGACGTCGAGGCCACCGACGACGCCTCGATATTCAACGACGAGGACCTCGACCGCTTCGACGCGATCGTCTTCAACAACACCAATTCCACCCCGGAGTCCGGCGACCTGCTCGACGCCGACCAACGCGCCGCCTTCCAGCGCTACATCCAGGACGGCGGCGGCTGGGTCGGACTGCACGCGGCCTCGGCCAGCGAACGGGACTGGGACTGGTACGAGGGCCTGGTCGGCGCGATCTTCGACCAGCATCCCGAGATCCAGCCGGGCCGAGTGAAGGTTCTGGACGGTGCACACCCCTCGACCTCGGAACTTCCGGAACTCTGGGAGCGCAACGAGGAGTGGTACAACTGGACGGCCAACCCGACCGGCAACGTGCACACCCTCGCTCAGATCAAGGTGCGCGACGGGATCGAGGGCCTCGACGAGGGCGTCGACCACCCGTTCTCCTGGTGCCAGAACTACGACGGTGGCCGGTCCTGGTTCACCGCAGGCGGCCATGCCAGCACCGACTTCTCCGACGAGCTGTTCCTCAACCATCTGCTCGGCGGCATCGAGTGGGCCGCCGGGGCGGCCCCCGGTGACTGCTCGGCCACCCAGACCGGGAATTTCCAGCAGATCCCGCTGGTCACCGAGGGCTTGGCCGACCCGTTCGAACTGGCGGTCGCCCCGGACCGTCGGGTGTTCTACATCGAGCGCACCGGCGCGCTGAAGATCGTCGACCAGGAGACGCTGGCCGTCAGCACCGCACTGGACTTCGACTACACCGCTGAGATGACCAGCCAGTCCGACGGCCTCCTGGGCCTGACCCTGGACCCGGACTTCGCGGAGAACAACTTCCTGTACCTGCTGTACTCCGACAAGGACGAGGCCAAGCTCAACGTCTCGCGGTTCACCGTGGAGGGCGACTCCGTCGACCTGGCCACCGAGGCACGGCTCCTGGAAATCCCCACCTTCCGAGGTGAGGGCCGCGCCAACTCGCACATGGCGGGCTCGCTGGCCATCCACGACAACGGCGACCTCTACATCGCCACCGGCGACAACACCGACCCCTTCGCCTCCGACGGCTTCTCCCCGATCGACGAACGGGAGGGCCGCCGCGCCTGGGACGCCCAGGCCACCGCAGGCAACACCAACGACCTGCGCGGCAAGATCCTGCGCATCACCCCGCAGGACGACGGCAGCTACACGATCCCCGAGGACAACCTGTTCGCCGAGGGCACCGAGCTGACCCGGCCGGAGATCTACGCGATGGGGATGCGCAATCCCTTCCGCATCACGGTGGACTCGAAGACCGACGCGGTCCTGGTGGGCGATTACGGACCGGACGCCCGCGCGGCGGACCCGAACCGGGGCCCGGAGGGCACCGTCGAGTTCGACCGCATCACCGAGGCGAGCAATCGAGGCTGGCCGTACTGCACCGGCGCCAACACCCCCTTCAACGACTACGACTTCGCCACGAGCACCGCGGGTGAACCCTTCGACTGCGCCAACCTCGTCAACGACTCGCCGAACAACACCGGGCTGACCGAACTCCCGCCCGCCGCGCCCGCCTGGGTGCACTACGCCTACTCCGAGTCCGAGGAGTTCCCCGAGCTGGGCACCGGCGGTGGCGGTCCGATGGGCGGCCCGGTCTACTCCTACGACCCGGACAACGAGCGGATCACCAAGTTCCCCGAGTACTTCGACGGGAAGTGGTTCACCTACGAGCTCACCCGCCAGTGGTTCAAGACGATGTCGATCCACCAGACGAGCCAGGAGTTCACCGACCCGCGCTTCGAGCCGACGAACGAGGGCGATCTGCACTCGATCAACGGCATCTTCGAGGACATGAGCTGGATTCAGCCCTTCGAGGCGGAGTTCGGGCCGGACGGCTCGCTGTACGTCATCGACTTCGGTGAGGGCAGCGGCACCGGCCGAGGCGGCAGCAACGAGGGCTCGGGCATCTACCGGGTCGATTACGTCGCCGAGGGCCGAGTCCCCACTGCCGCCATCTCCGCAGGCCCCGACTCCGGTCAGGGACCGTTGGAGGTCTCCTTCTCCAGCGAGGGTTCCGGCGCGGGTGAGGACGAGTCGGTCCGCTACGAGTGGGACTTCGACAACGACGGCACGATCGACTCCACCGAGGAGAACCCCACCCACGTCTACACCGAGAACGGCCAGTACTCGGCACGCCTGACCGTCACCAACACCGAGACCGAGCTGGCAGGCGTGGCCGTCACCACCATCACGGTCGGCAACACCCGACCCGAGGTGAGGATCGACTTCCCCCACCACGGCGGGATGTTCGACTTCGGCGACACCATCCCGTTCACCGTGGAGGTGACCGACGCCGAGGACACCGAGATCGACTGCTCCCGGGTCGTCGTGCAATCCCAGTTGGGCCACGACGATCACCTGCACCCGATGGACAACGTGACCGGCTGCCAGGGTGAGTTCATCACCGATCAGGGCGACAGCCACGGGCCGGGTCAGAACCTCTTCGCCGCCTTGAGTGCCCAGTACCAGGACGGCGGCGGCACGGACGACGTTCCCCCGCTGGTCGGCTCCGCCCACGCGACCCTGGAGCCCAAGCGCAAGGAGGCGGAGCACTTCGAGGACACCGGTGGCGACAACGATGGTGTCCAGGCCGTGAGCCGGGAGGGTTCCTCCGCGGGCAGGCGGATCGCCGAGATCGAGCACGGCGACTGGGTGGCCTACGACCCGATCAACCTCACCGAGATCGACTCGGTGACGATGGGCGTCAGCTCCGGCGGTATCGGCGGCACCGTGGAATTCCGCGCCGACGCACCGGACGGTGAACTGCTGGGCTCGGTGGAGGTCGGCAACACCGGCGGCTGGGACTCGGTCATCTCCCCGACCGTCCCGCTCACCGATCCCGGTGGACCGATCACGCTGTACGCGGTCTTCACCAATCCCGAATGGGCGGCGGACGGGCCCGACCTGATGTCGGTGGACTGGCTGCACTTCAACGGCCAGGGCGTCACCAAGCCGGAGATCTCCGCCACCGTGGAGCCGGTCGCGACTCCCAACACCGGCGCCGCGCCGCTGACCGTGGACTTCAGCGCCGAGGTGACCGCACCGGAGGGCCGGGAGATCGTCGACTACCACTGGGAGTTCGGCGACAACCAGTCCACCCACGACGAGACCGCGAGCCACGAGTACACCCGGAGCGGCCCGTTCACCGCACGGCTGACCGTGACCGACGACGCCGGAGTGCGCACCTCGGCGACGGTCGACGTCTCGGTCGACTAG
- a CDS encoding ABC transporter substrate-binding protein, protein MKVSRVVVGATVMALAAGCGGTGGETTTNADGVELDVVTLTLNWYPYGEHAPFYHGLEQGVFEEHGIDLRIQAGQGSQKTVQATTSGQTDFGWADTPAVLAGVAQGLDVTSVGVFLQTTPSSAQFFSDKEIESPDDLRGMTIASTAGDALSATFPAFLEINGIEADEVELQNTDPAGKMAAVISGQTDALLGFATDQGPTMQESADRDVSYLRFADHGLNFFSNGLITASDNLTEREDLVRRMVTASSQAWAQAAEADPAEVVGAMSDAGEQLPSPEVLTEQFEATLELLHTEATEGMPPGVNTEEDWTTTIEIFAEAGVIETAEEPAAYWDASFAPEG, encoded by the coding sequence ATGAAGGTCAGCAGAGTCGTGGTTGGCGCCACGGTGATGGCGCTCGCCGCAGGCTGCGGTGGCACGGGCGGTGAGACCACCACGAACGCCGACGGGGTCGAGCTCGACGTCGTCACCCTGACGCTGAACTGGTACCCCTATGGGGAGCACGCGCCGTTCTATCACGGCCTCGAACAGGGCGTCTTCGAGGAACACGGGATCGATCTGCGCATCCAGGCCGGGCAGGGCTCCCAGAAGACGGTGCAGGCCACCACCTCCGGGCAGACCGATTTCGGCTGGGCCGACACCCCCGCAGTCTTGGCGGGCGTCGCACAGGGACTCGACGTCACCAGCGTCGGAGTCTTCCTGCAGACCACTCCCTCCTCGGCGCAGTTCTTCAGCGACAAGGAGATCGAGAGCCCCGACGACCTCCGCGGCATGACCATCGCCAGCACGGCGGGCGACGCATTGAGCGCGACGTTCCCCGCGTTCCTGGAGATCAACGGGATCGAGGCGGACGAGGTCGAGCTCCAGAACACCGACCCGGCGGGCAAGATGGCCGCGGTCATCTCCGGACAGACCGATGCGCTGCTGGGCTTCGCCACCGACCAGGGGCCGACCATGCAGGAGAGCGCGGATCGCGACGTGTCCTACCTGCGCTTCGCCGATCACGGCCTGAACTTCTTCAGCAACGGACTCATCACCGCCTCGGACAACCTGACCGAGCGCGAGGACCTGGTCCGTCGGATGGTCACCGCTTCCAGTCAGGCATGGGCCCAGGCCGCCGAGGCCGATCCGGCCGAGGTCGTCGGCGCCATGAGCGACGCGGGCGAGCAGCTGCCCTCCCCCGAGGTCCTCACCGAGCAGTTCGAGGCGACCTTGGAACTGCTGCACACCGAGGCCACCGAGGGCATGCCCCCGGGCGTCAACACCGAGGAAGACTGGACCACCACCATCGAGATCTTCGCCGAGGCGGGCGTGATCGAGACGGCCGAGGAACCCGCCGCCTATTGGGACGCGTCGTTCGCACCGGAGGGATGA
- a CDS encoding ABC transporter ATP-binding protein, translating into MTESDTIGAIEPDRPHGSGSAVDLLDVAVRFRTKKRDVTALQEVSLQVAPEEFVAIVGPSGCGKSTLLKLVSGLLQPSSGDVRLLGDPVSKPRRDVGYVFQRAALLEWRSVRRNIALQAEMRKMPTAEAAARVDELIAMTGLRGFEDAYPHELSGGMQQRVSLCRALLHRPPVLLMDEPFGALDALTREQMNVELRRIRQETRTTVLLVTHSIAEAVYLADRVVVMTARPGTVAEIIDVDLPTERDYAETLTHPEFARASGRIRELLGAASAAE; encoded by the coding sequence ATGACGGAGAGCGACACGATCGGCGCCATCGAGCCTGATCGGCCGCACGGATCGGGCTCGGCGGTGGACCTGCTCGACGTCGCGGTGCGCTTCCGCACCAAGAAACGAGACGTGACCGCCCTGCAGGAGGTGTCACTCCAAGTGGCGCCCGAGGAGTTCGTGGCCATCGTCGGGCCGTCCGGCTGTGGGAAGTCGACGCTGCTCAAGCTGGTGTCGGGCCTCCTGCAGCCCTCCTCCGGCGACGTGCGCCTGCTCGGCGATCCGGTGTCCAAGCCCCGGCGCGATGTCGGGTACGTGTTCCAGCGGGCCGCGTTGCTGGAATGGAGGTCGGTGCGCCGCAACATCGCGCTGCAGGCCGAGATGCGCAAGATGCCGACCGCCGAGGCGGCGGCCCGGGTGGACGAGCTGATCGCCATGACCGGGTTGCGCGGGTTCGAGGACGCCTATCCGCACGAGCTCTCCGGGGGTATGCAGCAGCGGGTCTCGCTGTGTCGAGCGTTGCTGCATCGGCCGCCCGTGCTGCTGATGGACGAGCCCTTCGGCGCCCTGGACGCTCTGACCAGGGAACAGATGAACGTCGAACTGCGGCGGATCCGCCAGGAGACGCGGACCACCGTGCTGCTGGTGACGCACTCGATCGCCGAGGCGGTCTATCTGGCCGATCGCGTGGTGGTGATGACCGCCCGGCCGGGCACGGTCGCCGAGATCATCGACGTGGATCTGCCGACCGAGCGGGACTACGCCGAGACCCTGACGCATCCCGAGTTCGCCAGAGCCAGCGGCCGCATCCGCGAGCTGCTCGGGGCCGCATCCGCCGCCGAGTAG
- a CDS encoding peptidoglycan recognition protein family protein: MEITSRAAWGARYPDGFRSAPLPAQEVYLHHSVTTGSGAGAVRTLEDIGQQRFGGGISYTFVIDSTGTIYQGHSVGRQGAHTGGRNDISRAICLIGNYETQQMTDAQIRAVAWLLREGHAKGWWRSNQLTGGHRDAPGASTACPGANAQSRIGEINRLAASDDDLEDDMTPDERNALFEVRDTLRRGESNSHPPGQIWLALDELRSRMSRLYQDLTPGKANQKLPGDTYLQLIALRKQVDVLTTMVAELAEAKGGVDAGELTAQIRKALAEDEAIAAADASTPEGNTTA; encoded by the coding sequence ATGGAGATCACCAGTCGCGCTGCGTGGGGCGCGCGTTATCCGGATGGCTTCCGGAGTGCACCACTACCCGCGCAGGAGGTCTATCTACACCACTCCGTGACCACGGGGAGCGGCGCCGGGGCGGTGCGCACGCTGGAGGACATCGGCCAGCAGCGCTTCGGCGGTGGGATCAGCTACACCTTCGTGATCGACTCGACCGGCACGATCTACCAGGGTCACAGCGTCGGCCGTCAGGGCGCGCACACCGGCGGGCGCAACGACATCTCGCGCGCGATCTGCCTCATCGGCAATTACGAGACGCAGCAGATGACCGATGCCCAGATCCGGGCCGTGGCCTGGCTGCTGCGCGAGGGTCATGCCAAGGGCTGGTGGCGCAGCAATCAACTGACCGGTGGGCATCGCGACGCACCCGGCGCCTCCACGGCCTGCCCCGGAGCCAACGCGCAATCCCGGATCGGCGAGATCAACCGCCTGGCAGCCTCAGACGACGATTTGGAGGACGACATGACTCCCGATGAGCGCAACGCCCTGTTCGAGGTGCGCGACACGCTGCGCAGGGGCGAGAGCAACTCGCACCCGCCGGGTCAGATCTGGTTGGCACTCGACGAGCTGCGCAGCCGGATGTCCCGGTTGTACCAGGACCTCACGCCGGGCAAGGCGAACCAGAAGCTGCCCGGCGACACCTACCTGCAGCTGATCGCGCTGCGCAAGCAGGTCGACGTCCTCACCACGATGGTGGCCGAGCTCGCCGAGGCGAAGGGCGGCGTCGACGCGGGGGAACTGACGGCGCAGATTCGCAAGGCGCTCGCCGAGGACGAGGCGATCGCGGCGGCCGACGCCTCGACGCCCGAGGGCAACACCACCGCCTGA
- a CDS encoding Gfo/Idh/MocA family protein: MSSTADRRIGIVMNGVTGRMGYRQHLVRSILAIRAEGGLLRADGTRLIPEPILVGRNAAKLEAMARDHGLERWTTDLDAALAEPDAEVYFDAQVTSGRAAAITAAIAAGLHIYTEKPVASDLTDALTLARTARDAGVKAGVVQDKLFLPGLRKLHRLVTGGYFGRILSVRGEFGYWVFEGDWQPAQRPSWNYREEDGGGIILDMFCHWRYVLEEIFAPVRSVQCLGATHIPQRFDEAGEPYAATADDAAYGTFELDGGIVAQINSSWTTRVFRDELVEFQVDGTEGSAVAGLRRCRVQHRSTTPKPVWNPDLPATEDFRAGWQEVPDNAEMDNGFKTQWELFLRHVVDDEPFPWDLLAGAKGVQLAELGLQSWAEGRRLAVPELTL; encoded by the coding sequence ATGTCGAGCACGGCTGATCGACGCATCGGGATCGTGATGAACGGCGTCACCGGTCGAATGGGCTATCGGCAGCATCTGGTGCGGTCGATCCTGGCCATCCGGGCCGAGGGCGGACTGCTCCGCGCCGACGGAACGCGACTGATCCCCGAGCCGATCCTGGTCGGTCGCAATGCCGCCAAGTTGGAGGCCATGGCGCGCGATCACGGCTTGGAGCGGTGGACCACCGATCTCGACGCGGCCTTGGCCGAGCCCGATGCCGAGGTGTACTTCGACGCCCAGGTCACCAGTGGCCGGGCGGCCGCCATCACCGCCGCGATCGCGGCAGGCCTGCACATCTACACGGAGAAGCCGGTCGCCTCCGACCTGACCGACGCATTGACGCTGGCCCGGACCGCCCGGGATGCCGGGGTCAAGGCAGGCGTCGTCCAGGACAAGTTGTTCCTGCCCGGCCTCCGGAAATTGCATCGATTGGTCACCGGCGGCTATTTCGGTCGGATCCTGTCCGTGCGTGGGGAATTCGGTTACTGGGTCTTCGAGGGCGATTGGCAACCTGCACAGCGCCCGTCGTGGAATTACCGAGAGGAAGACGGCGGCGGCATCATCCTGGACATGTTCTGCCATTGGCGATATGTGTTGGAGGAGATCTTCGCACCGGTCAGGTCGGTGCAATGTCTCGGCGCAACCCATATCCCGCAACGCTTCGACGAAGCAGGCGAACCGTATGCGGCCACCGCCGACGACGCCGCCTACGGGACCTTCGAACTCGACGGCGGGATCGTCGCGCAGATCAACTCGTCCTGGACGACCCGGGTGTTCCGCGACGAACTGGTCGAGTTCCAGGTCGACGGCACCGAGGGCAGCGCGGTGGCGGGCCTGCGGCGATGCCGCGTCCAACACCGCTCGACCACTCCGAAACCGGTGTGGAACCCCGATCTGCCCGCCACCGAGGACTTCCGCGCAGGCTGGCAGGAGGTGCCGGACAACGCCGAGATGGACAACGGGTTCAAGACCCAGTGGGAGCTGTTCCTCCGGCACGTCGTGGACGACGAGCCCTTCCCGTGGGATCTGCTGGCGGGTGCCAAGGGCGTGCAGCTGGCCGAGTTGGGACTGCAGTCCTGGGCGGAGGGCCGCAGGCTGGCGGTCCCCGAGCTGACGTTATGA
- a CDS encoding sugar phosphate isomerase/epimerase family protein — protein sequence MGIVQPESRRGFLRLAVGSAVAVGASGLIAPNAVAAAAPGGNRPVPREHIGIQLYTVRSLMESDPQGTLNRLGEIGYATVGVSGLYGHSPQEFRAMLDAAGLRAVLTHLSLDAIRGDWQQALVDAHVLGVQSVVVPSLPSDLQNPAGYRQVAKEFNEAGRAARRSGLRFLYHNHGFDFATVDGQILYDILLQETKRQWVNFEIDLYWAVEGGYDPVDYFRRYPGRFPVFHVKDMAEDGSFEDVGHGILDFPRIFAERRSGVREYIVEHDAPADPLASAQRSYEYLSTMRF from the coding sequence ATGGGCATCGTGCAACCGGAGTCCCGCCGGGGATTCCTACGTCTGGCCGTCGGCTCCGCCGTCGCGGTCGGTGCGTCCGGTCTGATCGCACCGAATGCGGTGGCGGCGGCGGCCCCGGGCGGGAATCGCCCCGTGCCGAGGGAACACATCGGCATCCAGCTCTACACGGTGCGGAGCCTGATGGAGTCCGACCCGCAGGGGACGCTGAACCGGCTCGGCGAGATCGGCTACGCGACGGTCGGGGTCAGCGGCCTCTACGGCCACAGCCCGCAGGAGTTCCGCGCGATGCTCGACGCCGCCGGACTACGCGCGGTCCTCACCCACCTGAGCCTGGACGCGATCCGAGGCGACTGGCAGCAGGCCCTCGTCGACGCCCACGTGCTGGGCGTGCAATCGGTCGTGGTGCCCTCACTGCCGAGCGACCTGCAGAACCCGGCAGGCTACCGACAGGTCGCCAAGGAGTTCAATGAGGCGGGCCGCGCGGCCCGCCGGTCCGGGCTGCGGTTCCTGTACCACAACCACGGCTTCGACTTCGCCACCGTGGACGGCCAGATCCTCTACGACATCCTGCTGCAGGAGACCAAGCGGCAGTGGGTGAACTTCGAGATCGACCTGTACTGGGCGGTGGAGGGCGGCTACGACCCGGTCGACTACTTCCGCCGGTATCCGGGCCGCTTCCCGGTGTTCCATGTGAAGGACATGGCTGAGGACGGCTCCTTCGAGGACGTCGGCCACGGCATCCTGGACTTCCCACGCATCTTCGCCGAACGACGGTCGGGCGTCCGCGAGTACATCGTCGAGCACGACGCGCCCGCCGACCCGCTGGCCAGCGCGCAGCGCAGCTACGAGTACCTGTCGACGATGCGGTTCTGA